From Apium graveolens cultivar Ventura chromosome 9, ASM990537v1, whole genome shotgun sequence, the proteins below share one genomic window:
- the LOC141684783 gene encoding peroxisomal adenine nucleotide carrier 1-like, whose translation MESVAEATSGAIGALVSTTILYPLDTCKTKYQAEVRGPNPKYRNLSDVFFEAISKGQILSLYQGLGTKNLQSFISQFIYFYGYSFFKRLYLAKTGFKSVGTKANLIVAAAAGACTVVITQPLDTASSRMQTCAFGKSKGLWKTLAEGTWKEAFDGLGISLLLTANPSIQYTVFDQLKLRALKGQQSPNQGIEQSQQALSAFSAFVLGAVSKCVATCLTYPAIRCKVVIQSAESNEEEKNEAKVKSKKTFFSALITIWKTEGLLGFFKGLDAQILKTVLSSALLLMIKEKITKTTWVLLLAIRRTLFLTRTKLKSL comes from the exons ATGGAATCAGTAGCAGAAGCAACATCAGGGGCAATAGGAGCTTTGGTTAGCACAACCATATTGTACCCATTAGACACTTGTAAAACTAAATATCAAGCTGAAGTTAGAGGACCCAATCCTAAATATAG GAATCTTTCTGATGTTTTCTTTGAGGCAATTTCTAAAGGCCAGATTCTTTCTTTGTACCAAGGTCTTGGGACAAAAAACTTGCAGTCTTTTATTTCGCAGTTTATATACTTCTATGGATACAGCTTCTTTAAGAGGCTGTACCTCGCGAAAACTGGATTTAAATCTGTTGGAACGAAAGCTAATTTgattgttgctgctgctgctggaGCTTGTACTGTCGTTATAACCCAG CCTCTTGATACAGCATCATCCAGGATGCAGACATGTGCGTTTGGAAAGTCAAAAGGCCTTTGGAAGACTCTCGCAGAGGGAACTTGGAAAGAGGCATTTGATGGTTTAGGCATATCTCTTCTTTTAACAGCAAATCCTTCCATTCAG TACACTGTGTTTGATCAATTGAAACTGAGAGCACTTAAAGGACAGCAGAGCCCCAACCAAGGTATAGAACAATCTCAGCAAGCTCTTTCTGCATTTTCTGCTTTTGTGTTGGGTGCTGTCTCAAAATGTGTTGCGACTTGCTTGACGTACCCGGCTATCAG ATGTAAGGTTGTGATACAATCTGCTGAATCGAATGAAGAAGAAAAAAATGAGGCTAAAGTGAAATCCAAGAAAACATTCTTTAGTGCACTTATTACCATATGGAAAACGGAAGGCCTACTAGGATTTTTTAAAGGCCTGGATGCCCAGATCCTGAAGACCGTGCTAAGCTCCGCATTGCTCCTAATGATTAAGGAGAAGATAACGAAGACCACGTGGGTCCTGCTATTAGCAATCCGGAGGACTTTGTTCTTAACCAGGACTAAGTTGAAGAGCTTGTAG